In Gadus morhua chromosome 2, gadMor3.0, whole genome shotgun sequence, a single window of DNA contains:
- the LOC115536167 gene encoding disintegrin and metalloproteinase domain-containing protein 11 isoform X1, with amino-acid sequence MLAVVCLVFAAVGERLAISDGDRTSVQDASVWEWFSTSAGRHDSSEPTGEITYPRRLVQQIESEEEIVRESLDTRVKNGTVEKLPVHLAQISFQVAGFGHTFTLDLELNHHLLSSEYIERHFDDDGKPLQSVGGEHCYYQGGLRGLPGSWAALSTCHGLCGMFSDGFFSYGIEPVRNGSHQEDGAHTIHRLPDFRLTPHCPGCAKDGKWRGDGVEEDEGEEDRPDQTITPQSSKGLMRRKRHIRRPSAQAETKYIELMVVNDYDLFVQLRRSTTQTKNFAKAVVNMADAMYKEQLNTRIVLVAMETWSSENKMEVSADPLATLGNFMKYRRDSVREQSDVVHVFSGRTFESSRSGTAYTGGVCSQTRGGGINEYGNVGSMAVTLCQSLGQNIGMRWNNARSAAGDCRCPDAWLGCIMEDTGYYLPRKFSRCSMDEYSQFLLQGGGSCLFNNPNKLLDPPECGNGFVEPGEECDCGSQVECARNGGACCKKCTLTHDAMCSNGLCCSGCRYELRGAVCREAVNDCDIPETCTGDSSQCPHNVHKLDGYMCDSSQGRCYAGRCRTRDAQCRGLWGYNSADRFCYEKLNAEGTEKGNCGPGTDGEGWLQCNKPDVLCGFLFCANLTVKPKFGDLQGDVTSLTIYHQNKYLDCRGGHALLEDGSDLGYVEAGTPCGPNMMCLEHRCLPLSAFNLSSCAGSSHGLTCSHHGTCSNEVKCICERDYTGKDCSVFDPIPEPTAAAGLEKKGPSGTNIIIGSIAGAILLAAIVLGGTGWGFKNIRRGRYDQSPMSLCLQLFSVSSHPTLHPPETHPMVLSRAGYWQIWRRIRRRLLSLSSCLSVPPIPHTFVPALEKREIGGTSFTLLSCISPCLFIYCPPIPSLGPVQPGSTVNLEGGLTLYISLLEHQPIKFLWLLSADQPWHRTQVPSPKKDIFGFFCKTLFFLLVAGSWGPLGSLCGSVL; translated from the exons ATGCTCGCGGTGGTGTGCTTGGTCTTTGCGGCAGTGGGCGAGAGGCTTGCCATTTCAg ACGGGGACAGGACCTCGGTGCAAGATGCGAGTGTGTGGGAATGGTTCTCCACATCGGCGGGCCGGCATGACAGCAGCGAGCCCACGGGGGAGATCACCTATCCCAGGCGCCTCGTGCAGCAGATCGAGTCGGAGGAGGAAATCGTTCGCGAGTCCTTGGATACCCGGGTAAAGAATGGCACCGTGGAGAAATTG CCGGTCCACCTGGCCCAGATTTCCTTCCAGGTAGCGGGCTTTGGACACACCTTCACGTTGGATCTGGAGCTGAACCA TCACCTCCTGTCCTCAGAATATATCGAAAGGCACTTTGATGACGATGGAAAACCTTTGCAGTCTGTG GGGGGCGAGCACTGCTACTACCAAGGGGGGTTACGGGGTTTGCCAGGCTCCTGGGCTGCCCTCTCCACCTGCCATGGCCTTTG TGGAATGTTCTCAGATGGATTCTTCTCTTATGGGATCGAACCTGTGCGCAATGGGAGCCACCAG GAGGATGGTGCTCACACGATCCACAGGCTGCCAGACTTTAGACTGACCCCTCATTGCCCAG GCTGTGCTAAAGATGGCAAGTGGCGTGGCGATGGAGTGGAAGAAgacgagggagaggaggacagacccGACCAAACGATCACCCCACAGTCCTCAAAGGGTCtcatgaggaggaagagacacaTCCGTCGTCCCTCGGCCCAGGCCGAGACCAAGTACATAGAGCTGATGGTGGTCAACGACTATGACCTG TTTGTGCAGCTGCGTCGCTCTACTACTCAGACCAAAAACTTTGCCAAAGCTGTGGTCAACATGGCTGACGCG ATGTACAAGGAACAGCTGAACACGCGGATCGTGCTTGTCGCCATGGAGACCTGGTCGTCTGAAAATAAGATGGAGGTGTCTGCGGATCCCTTGGCAACGCTGGGCAACTTCATGAAGTACAGGAGAGACAGCGTCAGGGAGCAGAGCGACGTTGTCCACGTCTTCTC GGGGCGAACCTTCGAGAGCAGCCGCAGTGGGACAGCCTACACAGGAGGGGTCTGTTCCCAGACCCGGGGCGGTGGCATTAACGAG TATGGGAACGTGGGTTCCATGGCGGTCACCCTGTGCCAGAGCCTGGGCCAGAACATCGGGATGCGCTGGAACAACGCCCGAAGTGCTGCAG GTGACTGCAGGTGCCCGGACGCCTGGCTGGGCTGCATCATGGAGGACACCGG atATTACCTGCCCAGAAAGTTCTCCCGCTGCAGTATGGATGAGTACTCCCAGTTCTTGCTCCAGGGAGGTGGCAGCTGTCTCTTCAACAATCCCAACAAG CTGTTGGATCCTCCAGAGTGTGGGAATGGCTTTGTGGAGCCGGGGGAGGAGTGTGACTGTGGATCCCAGGTG GAGTGCGCCCGCAACGGAGGAGCGTGCTGTAAGAAGTGCACGTTGACCCATGACGCCATGTGCAGCAACGGCCTCTGCTGCAGTGGGTGCAGG TATGAGCTGAGGGGAGCGGTGTGCAGAGAAGCTGTGAACGACTGTGACATTCCAGAGACCTGCACCGGAGACTCTAGTCAG tgcCCACATAACGTCCACAAGCTGGATGGATACATGTGTGACAGTAGTCAG GGTCGCTGTTATGCCGGCCGTTGCAGGACCAGAGACGCCCAGTGCAGAGGACTTTGGGGTTATA ATTCTGCTGACCGCTTCTGTTATGAGAAGCTCAACGCCGAGGGGACAGAGAAGGGGAACTGCGGTCCCGGCACGGACGGCGAGGGCTGGCTGCAGTGCAACAAgcc GGATGTGTTGTGTGGCTTCCTGTTCTGTGCCAATCTGACGGTGAAGCCGAAGTTTGGCGACCTACAGGGTGATGTCACCAGCCTCACTATTTACCACCAGAACAAGTACCTGGACTGCCG cGGTGGCCATGCCCTGCTGGAGGACGGCTCTGACCTGGGCTACGTGGAGGCCGGGACTCCCTGCGGTCCCAACATGATGTGTCTGGAGCACCGCTGCCTGCCGCTCAGCGCCTTCAACCTCAGCTCGTGCGCGGGCTCCAGCCACGGCCTCACATGCTCCCACCACGGG ACTTGCAGCAACGAGGTGAAGTGTATCTGTGAGCGAGACTACACAGGGAAGGACTGCAGTGTTTTTGACCCCATCCCAGAGCCCACGGCCGCTGCTGGGCTTGAGAAGAAAG GTCCCAGTGGCACCAATATCATAATAGGTTCCATCGCAGGCGCTATTCTCCTGGCCGCTATAGTCCTAGGGGGAACAGGATGGGGATTTAA GAACATCCGGCGAGGGAGGTATGATCAGTCACCCATGTCTTTGTGTCTTCAGTTATTTTCTGTCTCATCCCATCCAACCCTCCATCCACCTGAAACCCATCCAATGGTTCtgagtagggctgggtattggcag ATCTGGCGGAGGATAAGAAGACGGTTGCTGTCTTTGTCttcatgtctgtctgtacctCCTATTCCTCACACCTTTGTTCCCGCCCTGGAGAAGAGGGAGATTGGGGGGACGTCTTTCACACTTCTGTCTTGCATCTCTCCATGCCTCTTTATATACTGCCCACCCATCCCTTCCCTTGGTCCTGTCCAGCCTGGCTCCACCGTCAACCTGGAGGGAGGGCTGACCCTTTACATTTCCCTTCTTGAacaccagccaatcaaattccTGTGGTTGCTGTCAGCTGACCAGCCATGGCATCGTACCCAGGTACCCTCGCCGAAGAAAGACATTTTTGGGTTTTTCTGCAAAACATTGTTCTTCCTCCTAGTGGCTGGTTCTTGGGGTCCGCTGGGTAGTCTGTGTGGGAGTGTACTGTGA
- the LOC115536167 gene encoding disintegrin and metalloproteinase domain-containing protein 11 isoform X2 — protein sequence MLAVVCLVFAAVGERLAISDGDRTSVQDASVWEWFSTSAGRHDSSEPTGEITYPRRLVQQIESEEEIVRESLDTRVKNGTVEKLPVHLAQISFQVAGFGHTFTLDLELNHHLLSSEYIERHFDDDGKPLQSVGGEHCYYQGGLRGLPGSWAALSTCHGLCGMFSDGFFSYGIEPVRNGSHQEDGAHTIHRLPDFRLTPHCPGCAKDGKWRGDGVEEDEGEEDRPDQTITPQSSKGLMRRKRHIRRPSAQAETKYIELMVVNDYDLFVQLRRSTTQTKNFAKAVVNMADAMYKEQLNTRIVLVAMETWSSENKMEVSADPLATLGNFMKYRRDSVREQSDVVHVFSGRTFESSRSGTAYTGGVCSQTRGGGINEYGNVGSMAVTLCQSLGQNIGMRWNNARSAAGDCRCPDAWLGCIMEDTGYYLPRKFSRCSMDEYSQFLLQGGGSCLFNNPNKLLDPPECGNGFVEPGEECDCGSQVECARNGGACCKKCTLTHDAMCSNGLCCSGCRYELRGAVCREAVNDCDIPETCTGDSSQCPHNVHKLDGYMCDSSQGRCYAGRCRTRDAQCRGLWGYNSADRFCYEKLNAEGTEKGNCGPGTDGEGWLQCNKPDVLCGFLFCANLTVKPKFGDLQGDVTSLTIYHQNKYLDCRGGHALLEDGSDLGYVEAGTPCGPNMMCLEHRCLPLSAFNLSSCAGSSHGLTCSHHGTCSNEVKCICERDYTGKDCSVFDPIPEPTAAAGLEKKGTSGEGDLAEDKKTVAVFVFMSVCTSYSSHLCSRPGEEGDWGDVFHTSVLHLSMPLYILPTHPFPWSCPAWLHRQPGGRADPLHFPS from the exons ATGCTCGCGGTGGTGTGCTTGGTCTTTGCGGCAGTGGGCGAGAGGCTTGCCATTTCAg ACGGGGACAGGACCTCGGTGCAAGATGCGAGTGTGTGGGAATGGTTCTCCACATCGGCGGGCCGGCATGACAGCAGCGAGCCCACGGGGGAGATCACCTATCCCAGGCGCCTCGTGCAGCAGATCGAGTCGGAGGAGGAAATCGTTCGCGAGTCCTTGGATACCCGGGTAAAGAATGGCACCGTGGAGAAATTG CCGGTCCACCTGGCCCAGATTTCCTTCCAGGTAGCGGGCTTTGGACACACCTTCACGTTGGATCTGGAGCTGAACCA TCACCTCCTGTCCTCAGAATATATCGAAAGGCACTTTGATGACGATGGAAAACCTTTGCAGTCTGTG GGGGGCGAGCACTGCTACTACCAAGGGGGGTTACGGGGTTTGCCAGGCTCCTGGGCTGCCCTCTCCACCTGCCATGGCCTTTG TGGAATGTTCTCAGATGGATTCTTCTCTTATGGGATCGAACCTGTGCGCAATGGGAGCCACCAG GAGGATGGTGCTCACACGATCCACAGGCTGCCAGACTTTAGACTGACCCCTCATTGCCCAG GCTGTGCTAAAGATGGCAAGTGGCGTGGCGATGGAGTGGAAGAAgacgagggagaggaggacagacccGACCAAACGATCACCCCACAGTCCTCAAAGGGTCtcatgaggaggaagagacacaTCCGTCGTCCCTCGGCCCAGGCCGAGACCAAGTACATAGAGCTGATGGTGGTCAACGACTATGACCTG TTTGTGCAGCTGCGTCGCTCTACTACTCAGACCAAAAACTTTGCCAAAGCTGTGGTCAACATGGCTGACGCG ATGTACAAGGAACAGCTGAACACGCGGATCGTGCTTGTCGCCATGGAGACCTGGTCGTCTGAAAATAAGATGGAGGTGTCTGCGGATCCCTTGGCAACGCTGGGCAACTTCATGAAGTACAGGAGAGACAGCGTCAGGGAGCAGAGCGACGTTGTCCACGTCTTCTC GGGGCGAACCTTCGAGAGCAGCCGCAGTGGGACAGCCTACACAGGAGGGGTCTGTTCCCAGACCCGGGGCGGTGGCATTAACGAG TATGGGAACGTGGGTTCCATGGCGGTCACCCTGTGCCAGAGCCTGGGCCAGAACATCGGGATGCGCTGGAACAACGCCCGAAGTGCTGCAG GTGACTGCAGGTGCCCGGACGCCTGGCTGGGCTGCATCATGGAGGACACCGG atATTACCTGCCCAGAAAGTTCTCCCGCTGCAGTATGGATGAGTACTCCCAGTTCTTGCTCCAGGGAGGTGGCAGCTGTCTCTTCAACAATCCCAACAAG CTGTTGGATCCTCCAGAGTGTGGGAATGGCTTTGTGGAGCCGGGGGAGGAGTGTGACTGTGGATCCCAGGTG GAGTGCGCCCGCAACGGAGGAGCGTGCTGTAAGAAGTGCACGTTGACCCATGACGCCATGTGCAGCAACGGCCTCTGCTGCAGTGGGTGCAGG TATGAGCTGAGGGGAGCGGTGTGCAGAGAAGCTGTGAACGACTGTGACATTCCAGAGACCTGCACCGGAGACTCTAGTCAG tgcCCACATAACGTCCACAAGCTGGATGGATACATGTGTGACAGTAGTCAG GGTCGCTGTTATGCCGGCCGTTGCAGGACCAGAGACGCCCAGTGCAGAGGACTTTGGGGTTATA ATTCTGCTGACCGCTTCTGTTATGAGAAGCTCAACGCCGAGGGGACAGAGAAGGGGAACTGCGGTCCCGGCACGGACGGCGAGGGCTGGCTGCAGTGCAACAAgcc GGATGTGTTGTGTGGCTTCCTGTTCTGTGCCAATCTGACGGTGAAGCCGAAGTTTGGCGACCTACAGGGTGATGTCACCAGCCTCACTATTTACCACCAGAACAAGTACCTGGACTGCCG cGGTGGCCATGCCCTGCTGGAGGACGGCTCTGACCTGGGCTACGTGGAGGCCGGGACTCCCTGCGGTCCCAACATGATGTGTCTGGAGCACCGCTGCCTGCCGCTCAGCGCCTTCAACCTCAGCTCGTGCGCGGGCTCCAGCCACGGCCTCACATGCTCCCACCACGGG ACTTGCAGCAACGAGGTGAAGTGTATCTGTGAGCGAGACTACACAGGGAAGGACTGCAGTGTTTTTGACCCCATCCCAGAGCCCACGGCCGCTGCTGGGCTTGAGAAGAAAG GAACATCCGGCGAGGGAG ATCTGGCGGAGGATAAGAAGACGGTTGCTGTCTTTGTCttcatgtctgtctgtacctCCTATTCCTCACACCTTTGTTCCCGCCCTGGAGAAGAGGGAGATTGGGGGGACGTCTTTCACACTTCTGTCTTGCATCTCTCCATGCCTCTTTATATACTGCCCACCCATCCCTTCCCTTGGTCCTGTCCAGCCTGGCTCCACCGTCAACCTGGAGGGAGGGCTGACCCTTTACATTTCCCTTCTTGA
- the LOC115536167 gene encoding disintegrin and metalloproteinase domain-containing protein 11 isoform X3 codes for MLAVVCLVFAAVGERLAISDGDRTSVQDASVWEWFSTSAGRHDSSEPTGEITYPRRLVQQIESEEEIVRESLDTRVKNGTVEKLPVHLAQISFQVAGFGHTFTLDLELNHHLLSSEYIERHFDDDGKPLQSVGGEHCYYQGGLRGLPGSWAALSTCHGLCGMFSDGFFSYGIEPVRNGSHQEDGAHTIHRLPDFRLTPHCPGCAKDGKWRGDGVEEDEGEEDRPDQTITPQSSKGLMRRKRHIRRPSAQAETKYIELMVVNDYDLFVQLRRSTTQTKNFAKAVVNMADAMYKEQLNTRIVLVAMETWSSENKMEVSADPLATLGNFMKYRRDSVREQSDVVHVFSGRTFESSRSGTAYTGGVCSQTRGGGINEYGNVGSMAVTLCQSLGQNIGMRWNNARSAAGDCRCPDAWLGCIMEDTGYYLPRKFSRCSMDEYSQFLLQGGGSCLFNNPNKLLDPPECGNGFVEPGEECDCGSQVECARNGGACCKKCTLTHDAMCSNGLCCSGCRYELRGAVCREAVNDCDIPETCTGDSSQCPHNVHKLDGYMCDSSQGRCYAGRCRTRDAQCRGLWGYNSADRFCYEKLNAEGTEKGNCGPGTDGEGWLQCNKPDVLCGFLFCANLTVKPKFGDLQGDVTSLTIYHQNKYLDCRGGHALLEDGSDLGYVEAGTPCGPNMMCLEHRCLPLSAFNLSSCAGSSHGLTCSHHGTCSNEVKCICERDYTGKDCSVFDPIPEPTAAAGLEKKGPSGTNIIIGSIAGAILLAAIVLGGTGWGFKNIRRGRSGGG; via the exons ATGCTCGCGGTGGTGTGCTTGGTCTTTGCGGCAGTGGGCGAGAGGCTTGCCATTTCAg ACGGGGACAGGACCTCGGTGCAAGATGCGAGTGTGTGGGAATGGTTCTCCACATCGGCGGGCCGGCATGACAGCAGCGAGCCCACGGGGGAGATCACCTATCCCAGGCGCCTCGTGCAGCAGATCGAGTCGGAGGAGGAAATCGTTCGCGAGTCCTTGGATACCCGGGTAAAGAATGGCACCGTGGAGAAATTG CCGGTCCACCTGGCCCAGATTTCCTTCCAGGTAGCGGGCTTTGGACACACCTTCACGTTGGATCTGGAGCTGAACCA TCACCTCCTGTCCTCAGAATATATCGAAAGGCACTTTGATGACGATGGAAAACCTTTGCAGTCTGTG GGGGGCGAGCACTGCTACTACCAAGGGGGGTTACGGGGTTTGCCAGGCTCCTGGGCTGCCCTCTCCACCTGCCATGGCCTTTG TGGAATGTTCTCAGATGGATTCTTCTCTTATGGGATCGAACCTGTGCGCAATGGGAGCCACCAG GAGGATGGTGCTCACACGATCCACAGGCTGCCAGACTTTAGACTGACCCCTCATTGCCCAG GCTGTGCTAAAGATGGCAAGTGGCGTGGCGATGGAGTGGAAGAAgacgagggagaggaggacagacccGACCAAACGATCACCCCACAGTCCTCAAAGGGTCtcatgaggaggaagagacacaTCCGTCGTCCCTCGGCCCAGGCCGAGACCAAGTACATAGAGCTGATGGTGGTCAACGACTATGACCTG TTTGTGCAGCTGCGTCGCTCTACTACTCAGACCAAAAACTTTGCCAAAGCTGTGGTCAACATGGCTGACGCG ATGTACAAGGAACAGCTGAACACGCGGATCGTGCTTGTCGCCATGGAGACCTGGTCGTCTGAAAATAAGATGGAGGTGTCTGCGGATCCCTTGGCAACGCTGGGCAACTTCATGAAGTACAGGAGAGACAGCGTCAGGGAGCAGAGCGACGTTGTCCACGTCTTCTC GGGGCGAACCTTCGAGAGCAGCCGCAGTGGGACAGCCTACACAGGAGGGGTCTGTTCCCAGACCCGGGGCGGTGGCATTAACGAG TATGGGAACGTGGGTTCCATGGCGGTCACCCTGTGCCAGAGCCTGGGCCAGAACATCGGGATGCGCTGGAACAACGCCCGAAGTGCTGCAG GTGACTGCAGGTGCCCGGACGCCTGGCTGGGCTGCATCATGGAGGACACCGG atATTACCTGCCCAGAAAGTTCTCCCGCTGCAGTATGGATGAGTACTCCCAGTTCTTGCTCCAGGGAGGTGGCAGCTGTCTCTTCAACAATCCCAACAAG CTGTTGGATCCTCCAGAGTGTGGGAATGGCTTTGTGGAGCCGGGGGAGGAGTGTGACTGTGGATCCCAGGTG GAGTGCGCCCGCAACGGAGGAGCGTGCTGTAAGAAGTGCACGTTGACCCATGACGCCATGTGCAGCAACGGCCTCTGCTGCAGTGGGTGCAGG TATGAGCTGAGGGGAGCGGTGTGCAGAGAAGCTGTGAACGACTGTGACATTCCAGAGACCTGCACCGGAGACTCTAGTCAG tgcCCACATAACGTCCACAAGCTGGATGGATACATGTGTGACAGTAGTCAG GGTCGCTGTTATGCCGGCCGTTGCAGGACCAGAGACGCCCAGTGCAGAGGACTTTGGGGTTATA ATTCTGCTGACCGCTTCTGTTATGAGAAGCTCAACGCCGAGGGGACAGAGAAGGGGAACTGCGGTCCCGGCACGGACGGCGAGGGCTGGCTGCAGTGCAACAAgcc GGATGTGTTGTGTGGCTTCCTGTTCTGTGCCAATCTGACGGTGAAGCCGAAGTTTGGCGACCTACAGGGTGATGTCACCAGCCTCACTATTTACCACCAGAACAAGTACCTGGACTGCCG cGGTGGCCATGCCCTGCTGGAGGACGGCTCTGACCTGGGCTACGTGGAGGCCGGGACTCCCTGCGGTCCCAACATGATGTGTCTGGAGCACCGCTGCCTGCCGCTCAGCGCCTTCAACCTCAGCTCGTGCGCGGGCTCCAGCCACGGCCTCACATGCTCCCACCACGGG ACTTGCAGCAACGAGGTGAAGTGTATCTGTGAGCGAGACTACACAGGGAAGGACTGCAGTGTTTTTGACCCCATCCCAGAGCCCACGGCCGCTGCTGGGCTTGAGAAGAAAG GTCCCAGTGGCACCAATATCATAATAGGTTCCATCGCAGGCGCTATTCTCCTGGCCGCTATAGTCCTAGGGGGAACAGGATGGGGATTTAA GAACATCCGGCGAGGGAG ATCTGGCGGAGGATAA
- the LOC115536167 gene encoding disintegrin and metalloproteinase domain-containing protein 11 isoform X4, with translation MLAVVCLVFAAVGERLAISDGDRTSVQDASVWEWFSTSAGRHDSSEPTGEITYPRRLVQQIESEEEIVRESLDTRVKNGTVEKLPVHLAQISFQVAGFGHTFTLDLELNHHLLSSEYIERHFDDDGKPLQSVGGEHCYYQGGLRGLPGSWAALSTCHGLCGMFSDGFFSYGIEPVRNGSHQEDGAHTIHRLPDFRLTPHCPGCAKDGKWRGDGVEEDEGEEDRPDQTITPQSSKGLMRRKRHIRRPSAQAETKYIELMVVNDYDLFVQLRRSTTQTKNFAKAVVNMADAMYKEQLNTRIVLVAMETWSSENKMEVSADPLATLGNFMKYRRDSVREQSDVVHVFSGRTFESSRSGTAYTGGVCSQTRGGGINEYGNVGSMAVTLCQSLGQNIGMRWNNARSAAGDCRCPDAWLGCIMEDTGYYLPRKFSRCSMDEYSQFLLQGGGSCLFNNPNKLLDPPECGNGFVEPGEECDCGSQVECARNGGACCKKCTLTHDAMCSNGLCCSGCRYELRGAVCREAVNDCDIPETCTGDSSQCPHNVHKLDGYMCDSSQGRCYAGRCRTRDAQCRGLWGYNSADRFCYEKLNAEGTEKGNCGPGTDGEGWLQCNKPDVLCGFLFCANLTVKPKFGDLQGDVTSLTIYHQNKYLDCRGGHALLEDGSDLGYVEAGTPCGPNMMCLEHRCLPLSAFNLSSCAGSSHGLTCSHHGTCSNEVKCICERDYTGKDCSVFDPIPEPTAAAGLEKKGTSGEGGMISHPCLCVFSYFLSHPIQPSIHLKPIQWF, from the exons ATGCTCGCGGTGGTGTGCTTGGTCTTTGCGGCAGTGGGCGAGAGGCTTGCCATTTCAg ACGGGGACAGGACCTCGGTGCAAGATGCGAGTGTGTGGGAATGGTTCTCCACATCGGCGGGCCGGCATGACAGCAGCGAGCCCACGGGGGAGATCACCTATCCCAGGCGCCTCGTGCAGCAGATCGAGTCGGAGGAGGAAATCGTTCGCGAGTCCTTGGATACCCGGGTAAAGAATGGCACCGTGGAGAAATTG CCGGTCCACCTGGCCCAGATTTCCTTCCAGGTAGCGGGCTTTGGACACACCTTCACGTTGGATCTGGAGCTGAACCA TCACCTCCTGTCCTCAGAATATATCGAAAGGCACTTTGATGACGATGGAAAACCTTTGCAGTCTGTG GGGGGCGAGCACTGCTACTACCAAGGGGGGTTACGGGGTTTGCCAGGCTCCTGGGCTGCCCTCTCCACCTGCCATGGCCTTTG TGGAATGTTCTCAGATGGATTCTTCTCTTATGGGATCGAACCTGTGCGCAATGGGAGCCACCAG GAGGATGGTGCTCACACGATCCACAGGCTGCCAGACTTTAGACTGACCCCTCATTGCCCAG GCTGTGCTAAAGATGGCAAGTGGCGTGGCGATGGAGTGGAAGAAgacgagggagaggaggacagacccGACCAAACGATCACCCCACAGTCCTCAAAGGGTCtcatgaggaggaagagacacaTCCGTCGTCCCTCGGCCCAGGCCGAGACCAAGTACATAGAGCTGATGGTGGTCAACGACTATGACCTG TTTGTGCAGCTGCGTCGCTCTACTACTCAGACCAAAAACTTTGCCAAAGCTGTGGTCAACATGGCTGACGCG ATGTACAAGGAACAGCTGAACACGCGGATCGTGCTTGTCGCCATGGAGACCTGGTCGTCTGAAAATAAGATGGAGGTGTCTGCGGATCCCTTGGCAACGCTGGGCAACTTCATGAAGTACAGGAGAGACAGCGTCAGGGAGCAGAGCGACGTTGTCCACGTCTTCTC GGGGCGAACCTTCGAGAGCAGCCGCAGTGGGACAGCCTACACAGGAGGGGTCTGTTCCCAGACCCGGGGCGGTGGCATTAACGAG TATGGGAACGTGGGTTCCATGGCGGTCACCCTGTGCCAGAGCCTGGGCCAGAACATCGGGATGCGCTGGAACAACGCCCGAAGTGCTGCAG GTGACTGCAGGTGCCCGGACGCCTGGCTGGGCTGCATCATGGAGGACACCGG atATTACCTGCCCAGAAAGTTCTCCCGCTGCAGTATGGATGAGTACTCCCAGTTCTTGCTCCAGGGAGGTGGCAGCTGTCTCTTCAACAATCCCAACAAG CTGTTGGATCCTCCAGAGTGTGGGAATGGCTTTGTGGAGCCGGGGGAGGAGTGTGACTGTGGATCCCAGGTG GAGTGCGCCCGCAACGGAGGAGCGTGCTGTAAGAAGTGCACGTTGACCCATGACGCCATGTGCAGCAACGGCCTCTGCTGCAGTGGGTGCAGG TATGAGCTGAGGGGAGCGGTGTGCAGAGAAGCTGTGAACGACTGTGACATTCCAGAGACCTGCACCGGAGACTCTAGTCAG tgcCCACATAACGTCCACAAGCTGGATGGATACATGTGTGACAGTAGTCAG GGTCGCTGTTATGCCGGCCGTTGCAGGACCAGAGACGCCCAGTGCAGAGGACTTTGGGGTTATA ATTCTGCTGACCGCTTCTGTTATGAGAAGCTCAACGCCGAGGGGACAGAGAAGGGGAACTGCGGTCCCGGCACGGACGGCGAGGGCTGGCTGCAGTGCAACAAgcc GGATGTGTTGTGTGGCTTCCTGTTCTGTGCCAATCTGACGGTGAAGCCGAAGTTTGGCGACCTACAGGGTGATGTCACCAGCCTCACTATTTACCACCAGAACAAGTACCTGGACTGCCG cGGTGGCCATGCCCTGCTGGAGGACGGCTCTGACCTGGGCTACGTGGAGGCCGGGACTCCCTGCGGTCCCAACATGATGTGTCTGGAGCACCGCTGCCTGCCGCTCAGCGCCTTCAACCTCAGCTCGTGCGCGGGCTCCAGCCACGGCCTCACATGCTCCCACCACGGG ACTTGCAGCAACGAGGTGAAGTGTATCTGTGAGCGAGACTACACAGGGAAGGACTGCAGTGTTTTTGACCCCATCCCAGAGCCCACGGCCGCTGCTGGGCTTGAGAAGAAAG GAACATCCGGCGAGGGAGGTATGATCAGTCACCCATGTCTTTGTGTCTTCAGTTATTTTCTGTCTCATCCCATCCAACCCTCCATCCACCTGAAACCCATCCAATGGTTCtga